A section of the Citrobacter farmeri genome encodes:
- a CDS encoding DUF5107 domain-containing protein translates to MYGSVKVWQETLSLPTWTVGEEDPNPMFLEKRVYQGSSGAVYPYGVIDTLTGQREMREYQAVWMENDFIRVMLLPELGGRIHRAYDKVQQRDFVYYNEVVKPALVGLLGPWISGGIEFNWPQHHRPTTFMPVDFTQRAGEHGEQTVWMGEVEPMRGLQVMTGFTLYPDHALIEITGKVFNGNATPRHFLWWANPAVKGGDDHQSVFPPDVTAVFDHGKRDVSAFPIATGTYYKVDYSAGVDISRYKNVPVPTSYMAEKSDYDFVGAWHHGERGGLLHVADHHISPGKKQWSWGYGDFGVAWDRNLTDENGPYIELMTGVFTDNQPDFTWLAPYEEKVFVQNFLPYSELGMVQNASTDLALRLVRDENQLSVGVYAVAPLHDVQVTLSADGAPFFETTLTLAPGESWLTTLADSGYTRITMTVTRHDGQTLLQYQEHIADDLPLPSAATAPAQPAALSSTDELYFIGQHLEQYNHASRYAGDYYRRALEIDPLDYRNNVALGTLALNQADWTQAERCAKAALERAHHLNKNPRDGEASMLLAAARERQGDSEQAWDHYYKASWSGNCRDAAFWALARIAMARGDHVDALEKVTQSLRFNGSNNLAMGLKALVLATLGRTSEALKYIEQQLRDYPLSYALHYARWAIRRDELSKTALITMTGRRGTNACELAGWLLSFGQKAAARELLALLDSQETLPLLWRASLSDNPQPLIDQARACLRNRVRFPNTLDEVQMLQTLPHSAYARYLLGCFWYSKRRYEEALSCWQFTLQQEPEFAPVHRLLGIYAWNKQQDAVKAHQYLSQAVALEPDNARFLFELDYLNKLLATPVEQRLQQLESRKAVVFQRDDLTVELLSLWNGLGHYDEAAKVLGERVFHPWEGGEGKATGQYLLNQVHRALVAIGREALPEAVTLLQQALNYPHNLGEGRLPGQTDNDIWYLLGYCAQRQGHHDEAQRYFARATRGGSTLDAGRYYNDQPVDYLFWQGMALRKLDEREGAEQLFKSFLHWVASQRDHVPEVDFFAVSLPDLVVLDTPAEAKHQQHCLFITALGHLGLGDLSACQQALDALLQQNPAHDKALLLRHVIRLELLH, encoded by the coding sequence ATGTACGGTTCAGTTAAGGTCTGGCAGGAAACCCTCTCACTACCGACCTGGACGGTGGGTGAGGAAGATCCCAACCCAATGTTCCTGGAAAAACGGGTTTATCAGGGTTCTTCAGGGGCGGTTTACCCTTACGGCGTGATCGATACCCTGACCGGTCAACGCGAGATGCGCGAGTACCAGGCCGTGTGGATGGAGAACGATTTTATCCGCGTCATGCTGTTGCCGGAACTGGGTGGGCGTATTCACCGCGCGTATGACAAAGTGCAGCAGCGCGATTTCGTCTATTACAACGAGGTAGTGAAACCCGCGCTGGTTGGCCTGTTGGGGCCGTGGATCTCCGGCGGGATCGAATTTAACTGGCCCCAGCACCATCGTCCCACCACCTTTATGCCGGTGGATTTTACGCAGCGGGCAGGAGAGCACGGGGAGCAAACCGTCTGGATGGGGGAAGTGGAGCCGATGCGCGGTCTCCAGGTGATGACCGGATTCACCCTCTACCCGGATCATGCGCTGATAGAAATTACCGGTAAAGTTTTCAACGGCAACGCCACGCCGCGCCACTTTCTATGGTGGGCAAACCCGGCGGTGAAGGGGGGTGACGATCATCAAAGCGTGTTCCCGCCTGATGTTACGGCGGTATTCGATCACGGCAAACGTGATGTTTCCGCTTTTCCAATCGCTACGGGGACCTATTACAAAGTCGATTACTCGGCGGGGGTGGACATTTCCCGCTACAAGAATGTGCCGGTGCCGACGTCATACATGGCAGAAAAATCGGACTACGACTTTGTTGGTGCCTGGCATCACGGCGAACGCGGCGGACTGTTGCACGTCGCCGATCATCATATCTCGCCGGGAAAAAAACAGTGGAGTTGGGGTTATGGGGATTTCGGCGTCGCCTGGGATCGCAACCTGACCGATGAGAATGGTCCATACATCGAATTAATGACCGGGGTGTTTACGGACAACCAGCCTGATTTCACCTGGCTTGCGCCTTACGAAGAGAAGGTTTTTGTTCAGAACTTCCTGCCGTACAGCGAATTAGGAATGGTGCAAAACGCCAGCACTGACCTGGCGCTGCGACTGGTGCGTGATGAAAACCAACTGTCCGTTGGTGTCTATGCCGTTGCGCCATTACATGACGTGCAGGTGACGCTCAGTGCAGACGGCGCGCCTTTCTTCGAAACCACGCTGACGCTGGCTCCGGGGGAAAGCTGGCTGACGACGCTTGCCGATTCGGGCTACACGCGGATCACCATGACGGTCACGCGCCACGACGGTCAGACATTGCTGCAATACCAAGAGCACATTGCTGACGATCTGCCGCTCCCCTCGGCGGCGACGGCCCCCGCACAACCGGCGGCGTTATCCAGTACGGATGAACTCTACTTTATCGGTCAGCATCTGGAGCAGTACAACCATGCCAGTCGTTACGCCGGGGATTACTATCGCCGGGCGTTGGAGATCGATCCGCTGGATTATCGCAACAATGTCGCCCTGGGGACGCTGGCGCTGAACCAGGCTGACTGGACGCAGGCTGAACGCTGCGCGAAAGCGGCATTAGAGCGGGCGCATCATCTGAACAAAAACCCCCGCGATGGCGAAGCCAGTATGTTGTTGGCCGCTGCGCGGGAGCGCCAGGGGGATAGTGAACAAGCCTGGGATCATTACTACAAGGCGAGCTGGAGTGGAAACTGTCGCGATGCGGCATTCTGGGCGCTGGCGAGGATCGCGATGGCGCGCGGCGACCATGTGGATGCATTGGAAAAAGTGACGCAGAGTCTGCGTTTTAACGGCAGCAACAACCTGGCGATGGGGCTGAAAGCGCTGGTGCTGGCGACGCTGGGGCGCACATCAGAAGCGTTGAAGTACATCGAACAGCAGCTCCGTGACTATCCGCTCAGCTACGCGTTGCATTATGCGCGCTGGGCAATACGCCGGGATGAACTGTCGAAAACGGCACTTATTACCATGACTGGTCGACGCGGCACCAACGCTTGTGAACTGGCGGGATGGTTGCTCTCTTTCGGTCAGAAAGCCGCGGCTCGCGAACTGCTGGCGCTGCTGGACAGCCAGGAAACGCTGCCGCTGTTGTGGCGGGCGTCGCTAAGCGACAATCCGCAGCCGCTCATCGACCAGGCGCGGGCCTGCCTGCGCAACCGGGTGCGTTTCCCGAACACGCTCGACGAAGTGCAGATGCTGCAAACGCTGCCGCACAGTGCCTATGCCCGTTATTTGTTGGGCTGCTTCTGGTACAGCAAACGCCGCTACGAAGAGGCACTTTCCTGCTGGCAATTCACCCTGCAACAAGAGCCTGAATTCGCACCGGTGCATCGTTTGCTGGGGATTTATGCGTGGAACAAACAGCAGGATGCCGTAAAGGCTCATCAGTATTTGTCGCAGGCTGTGGCGCTGGAGCCTGACAACGCCCGCTTCCTGTTTGAACTGGATTACCTCAATAAGCTGTTGGCGACGCCTGTTGAGCAGCGTCTGCAACAGCTTGAATCACGCAAAGCGGTGGTATTCCAGCGTGACGATCTGACCGTGGAGTTACTTAGCCTGTGGAACGGGCTGGGCCACTACGATGAAGCGGCGAAGGTTCTTGGCGAGCGCGTCTTCCATCCCTGGGAAGGCGGGGAAGGAAAAGCAACCGGGCAGTACTTGCTAAACCAGGTTCATCGGGCACTGGTGGCGATCGGCAGGGAGGCGTTACCTGAGGCGGTCACCTTGTTACAACAGGCGCTGAACTATCCGCATAATCTGGGGGAAGGGCGCTTACCGGGACAAACCGATAACGATATCTGGTATCTGTTGGGCTATTGCGCTCAACGACAGGGGCATCATGACGAGGCGCAGCGCTACTTTGCGCGCGCCACCCGCGGCGGAAGTACGCTGGATGCCGGTCGTTATTACAACGATCAGCCCGTGGACTATCTCTTCTGGCAGGGGATGGCGCTGAGAAAACTGGATGAGCGTGAAGGCGCGGAGCAACTTTTCAAAAGCTTCCTGCACTGGGTGGCGTCACAGCGAGACCATGTCCCGGAGGTGGATTTCTTCGCCGTCTCATTACCGGATCTGGTGGTGCTTGATACGCCGGCGGAGGCAAAGCATCAGCAGCACTGCCTGTTTATCACCGCGTTAGGGCATCTGGGGCTGGGGGATTTATCCGCCTGCCAGCAGGCGCTTGACGCTCTTCTGCAACAGAATCCGGCGCATGACAAAGCTCTGCTCCTGCGCCATGTCATCAGACTGGAATTATTGCACTAA
- a CDS encoding sugar porter family MFS transporter, with the protein MNNAQTHLKIGYVWTICLVAACGGLLFGYDWVVIGGAKPFYEAYFSITDPAQSGWAMSSALVGCIFGALISGWCADKFGRKMPLILSAILFSASAWGTAVASNFDLFVIYRIVGGVGIGLASALSPLYIAEVSPAEKRGRFVAVNQLTIVIGVLAAQLINLMIAEPVATGATQQAIVESWNGQMGWRWMFGAELVPAVVFLVLMFFVPESPRWLVKAGKPERARAMLQRIGSAEYAGQTLKEIEHTLIKDNHKVAWSTLLQPQIKPIVIIGMVLAVFQQWCGINVIFNYAQEIFASAGFDINGTLKSIVATGIINLVFTLAALPLVDKIGRRKLMLFGASGLTVIYVLIASAYGMGIMGWPVLVLVLAAIAIYALTLAPVTWVLLSEIFPNRVRGLAMSLGTLALWIACFLLTYTFPLLNAGLGAAGSFLLYGVICAMGYVYVLRNVPETKGVTLEALEEQLAARHLKANPSAQQRSVR; encoded by the coding sequence ATGAATAACGCGCAGACACATTTGAAAATCGGCTACGTCTGGACCATCTGTCTGGTCGCGGCCTGCGGCGGTTTGCTGTTTGGCTACGACTGGGTGGTGATTGGCGGGGCAAAACCCTTTTATGAAGCGTACTTCTCGATAACCGATCCGGCGCAGTCAGGCTGGGCGATGAGTTCGGCGCTGGTAGGTTGTATTTTTGGGGCGCTGATTTCCGGCTGGTGTGCGGATAAATTTGGCCGAAAAATGCCGCTGATCCTCTCGGCTATTCTGTTCAGCGCCTCCGCATGGGGAACCGCCGTTGCCAGTAACTTCGACCTGTTCGTGATTTACCGCATCGTCGGCGGCGTCGGGATTGGCCTTGCCTCCGCGCTCAGTCCGCTGTACATCGCTGAAGTCAGTCCGGCGGAGAAACGCGGACGCTTTGTGGCGGTGAACCAGTTGACCATCGTGATTGGCGTCCTGGCAGCACAACTGATCAATCTGATGATCGCCGAACCCGTTGCGACAGGAGCCACGCAGCAGGCGATCGTTGAGAGCTGGAACGGGCAGATGGGCTGGCGCTGGATGTTTGGCGCAGAGTTGGTCCCTGCGGTGGTGTTTCTGGTGCTGATGTTTTTCGTTCCTGAATCCCCGCGCTGGCTGGTGAAGGCGGGTAAACCGGAGCGTGCTCGCGCCATGCTGCAACGCATTGGCTCTGCGGAGTATGCCGGGCAGACGCTGAAAGAAATTGAGCACACGCTGATCAAAGATAACCACAAGGTGGCGTGGTCAACGCTGTTGCAGCCGCAGATCAAACCGATCGTCATTATCGGCATGGTGCTGGCGGTCTTCCAGCAGTGGTGCGGGATCAACGTGATCTTTAACTATGCGCAGGAGATTTTCGCCTCTGCCGGTTTCGACATCAACGGTACGCTGAAATCCATCGTCGCTACCGGCATTATCAACCTGGTCTTTACCCTTGCCGCGCTGCCGCTGGTGGACAAAATTGGTCGCCGCAAACTGATGCTGTTTGGCGCCTCCGGGCTGACCGTGATTTATGTGTTGATTGCCAGCGCTTACGGGATGGGGATTATGGGCTGGCCGGTGCTGGTTCTGGTGCTGGCAGCCATTGCGATTTATGCCCTGACGCTGGCTCCTGTCACCTGGGTGCTGCTGTCCGAAATCTTCCCTAACCGCGTGCGCGGGCTGGCGATGTCTCTGGGCACGCTGGCACTGTGGATTGCCTGCTTCCTGCTGACCTACACCTTCCCGTTGCTCAATGCCGGGTTGGGCGCAGCCGGAAGTTTCCTGCTCTACGGCGTGATTTGTGCGATGGGCTATGTGTACGTGCTGCGTAATGTCCCTGAAACCAAAGGCGTCACCCTGGAAGCCCTTGAGGAACAACTGGCGGCGAGACATCTGAAGGCCAACCCGTCGGCACAGCAGAGAAGTGTACGCTGA
- a CDS encoding aldose 1-epimerase — translation MTAPLTLHNAHFRMRVDPQGGALLALFSLQHQQSVLRAGEGKTAGDGGLFPMLPVANRVAGNRFCQRGTEVQLPLHNADDSFFLHGDGWLKRWEIADATDDSCRLRLRSQLACGYDYLAELQYVLEASVLKASLTIAHLGKRPMLYGCGFHPFFAFDVHSTLQFSASGYWPEGEHHLPLAWQSHLPAEADFTRAQYGADRWLNVGYSGWSGQAVIRRDVMNVTISAQTPWLMLFRMPGQSFLCLEPQTHPVNAHHMPGQPGLRMLGSGEQCRFAMEIRVD, via the coding sequence ATGACGGCGCCGTTGACGCTGCATAACGCGCATTTTCGGATGCGCGTGGACCCGCAGGGCGGTGCGCTGTTGGCGCTGTTTTCGTTACAACATCAACAGTCGGTTTTACGTGCAGGTGAAGGGAAAACTGCCGGTGACGGGGGGCTATTTCCGATGCTTCCGGTTGCCAATCGCGTGGCCGGTAACCGCTTCTGCCAGCGCGGAACAGAGGTGCAACTGCCGTTGCATAACGCGGATGACTCGTTTTTTCTGCACGGTGACGGCTGGCTTAAGCGCTGGGAGATAGCAGACGCAACTGACGACAGCTGTCGTCTGCGTCTGCGCAGTCAACTGGCGTGTGGGTATGATTATCTGGCGGAACTCCAGTATGTGCTGGAGGCATCGGTACTCAAGGCGTCGCTGACGATCGCTCATCTGGGCAAACGCCCGATGCTTTACGGCTGCGGTTTCCACCCCTTTTTTGCTTTCGATGTGCACAGTACGCTGCAGTTTTCGGCAAGCGGTTACTGGCCGGAAGGTGAGCATCATTTGCCACTGGCCTGGCAAAGCCACCTCCCGGCGGAAGCCGATTTCACCAGGGCGCAATATGGCGCGGATCGCTGGCTGAACGTGGGGTATTCCGGCTGGAGCGGGCAGGCGGTGATTCGCAGAGATGTGATGAATGTCACGATTTCTGCGCAAACTCCCTGGTTGATGCTTTTCAGAATGCCGGGTCAGTCATTTCTTTGCCTGGAACCGCAGACACATCCGGTAAACGCCCACCACATGCCGGGGCAGCCGGGATTACGAATGTTAGGCTCTGGAGAGCAGTGTCGTTTTGCAATGGAAATTCGCGTCGATTAG
- a CDS encoding 3-phenylpropionate MFS transporter, producing the protein MVLHSTRWLALGYFTYFFSYGIFLPFWSVWLKGLGLTPETIGVLLGAGLVARFLGSLIIAPRVSDPSRLISALRILALLTLVFALAFWAGTHVAWLMVVMVGFNLFFSPLVPLTDALANTWQKQITMDYGRVRLWGSVAFVIGSALTGKLVSVFDYRAVLALLTLGVASMLLGMLIRPSVLPQGQSRHQESAGWPAWRALVAQSWRFLACVCLLQGAHAAYYGFSAIYWQGAGYSASAVGYLWSLGVVAEVIIFALSNKLFRRFSARDLLLLSAVCGVIRWGLMGWTTALPWLIVVQILHCGTFTVCHLAAMRYIAARQGSEVIRLQAVYSAVAMGGSIAIMTVFAGFLYQNLGNGVFWVMALVALPAMVLRPKVAASA; encoded by the coding sequence ATGGTTTTGCACTCCACGCGCTGGCTGGCGCTCGGTTACTTCACCTACTTTTTTAGCTACGGGATTTTTCTTCCCTTCTGGAGCGTCTGGCTTAAAGGGCTCGGCCTCACGCCGGAGACAATCGGCGTATTGCTTGGCGCCGGACTGGTTGCGCGTTTTCTCGGGAGTTTGATCATAGCTCCACGGGTCAGCGACCCGTCGCGACTGATCTCCGCATTACGCATCCTCGCGCTGCTTACGCTGGTCTTTGCACTGGCCTTTTGGGCTGGAACGCATGTCGCGTGGCTAATGGTGGTGATGGTCGGCTTTAACCTCTTCTTCTCACCGCTGGTGCCGCTCACGGACGCGCTGGCGAATACCTGGCAAAAACAGATTACGATGGACTACGGTCGCGTACGACTGTGGGGATCGGTGGCGTTTGTTATCGGTTCGGCGTTGACCGGAAAGCTGGTCAGCGTGTTTGATTATCGGGCGGTTCTGGCGCTGCTGACGCTGGGCGTCGCCTCAATGCTGCTGGGAATGCTGATTCGCCCCAGCGTGCTTCCTCAGGGACAAAGCCGGCATCAGGAGAGCGCCGGTTGGCCCGCCTGGCGTGCGCTGGTTGCGCAGAGCTGGCGCTTTCTGGCCTGCGTATGTCTGTTGCAGGGGGCGCATGCCGCCTACTACGGCTTTAGCGCCATTTACTGGCAGGGGGCCGGCTATTCCGCTTCGGCGGTAGGTTATCTCTGGTCGCTCGGTGTGGTTGCGGAAGTGATTATCTTTGCCCTGAGCAACAAACTGTTCCGCCGCTTCAGCGCCCGCGATCTGTTACTGCTTTCTGCCGTTTGTGGCGTGATTCGCTGGGGACTGATGGGCTGGACGACGGCGCTGCCGTGGCTGATAGTGGTGCAGATCCTCCATTGCGGTACCTTTACCGTGTGTCACCTGGCGGCGATGCGCTATATCGCGGCGCGTCAGGGAAGCGAAGTGATCCGTTTGCAGGCGGTCTATTCCGCGGTGGCGATGGGCGGCAGCATTGCCATCATGACCGTGTTCGCCGGCTTCCTGTATCAGAACCTGGGCAATGGCGTCTTCTGGGTCATGGCGCTGGTGGCGTTGCCAGCCATGGTGCTGCGGCCAAAAGTGGCCGCCTCAGCCTGA
- the csiE gene encoding stationary phase inducible protein CsiE translates to MMTTLAPPSVLSAPQRRCQVLLTLFQPGQIATAEMFSALNGVDDTVAREDIVETGREIQRYHRLSISTGPNGCYRIEGTALNQRLCLLHWLRRGLRLCPAFITQHFAPALKTELKQRGVLRTLYDDTNLHALINLCARRLQKPFECRDIQFLHLYLQYCLLQHQAGISPEFNPIQQRWAQSCAEYPLAQEIGRHWQRRVMQNAPLTESLFMALLFSMIRIPDPIRDNHQQNRRLRLSIARLILRFREMGAVRFNDEHGLNAQLYIHLAQALNRSLFSIGIDNTLPEEFARLYPRLMRTTRDALRGFEEEYDVEFSEEETGLVAVIFGAWLMQDNDLHEKQVVLLTGDDPQLEQQIEQQLRELTLLPLNIKPLPMRTFQQEGSPRGVALIVTPYATLLPLFSPPLIHADLALTPHQQQQIRKMLESG, encoded by the coding sequence ATGATGACAACGCTTGCTCCGCCATCTGTACTTTCTGCTCCCCAGCGCCGTTGCCAGGTTTTGCTGACGCTTTTCCAGCCAGGGCAAATTGCCACTGCGGAAATGTTCAGTGCGCTAAATGGTGTCGATGATACTGTTGCCCGTGAGGATATTGTCGAAACGGGACGGGAGATCCAGCGTTATCATCGACTTAGCATTAGCACTGGTCCGAATGGGTGCTACCGGATCGAAGGTACCGCGCTTAACCAACGCCTCTGCCTCTTACACTGGCTCAGACGCGGCCTGCGTTTGTGTCCAGCGTTCATTACCCAGCATTTTGCCCCCGCCCTCAAAACCGAACTGAAACAGCGAGGGGTCCTGCGCACACTGTATGACGATACCAATCTGCATGCGCTGATTAACCTCTGTGCACGTCGCCTGCAAAAGCCATTTGAGTGCCGGGATATCCAGTTTCTGCATCTCTATCTGCAATATTGCCTGTTGCAGCATCAGGCCGGGATCTCCCCGGAATTCAATCCGATCCAGCAGCGCTGGGCCCAGTCCTGCGCCGAATACCCGCTGGCGCAGGAGATTGGCCGCCACTGGCAGCGACGTGTCATGCAAAATGCACCGCTTACGGAATCACTGTTTATGGCGTTGCTGTTTTCGATGATCCGCATTCCGGATCCGATTCGCGATAACCATCAGCAGAACCGACGGTTGCGTCTGTCGATCGCCCGACTGATCCTACGCTTTCGCGAAATGGGCGCGGTGCGTTTCAATGACGAGCACGGACTAAACGCCCAACTTTACATCCACCTCGCCCAGGCGCTGAACCGCAGTCTGTTCTCTATCGGTATCGATAACACGCTGCCGGAAGAATTCGCCCGCCTCTATCCGCGTCTGATGCGTACCACTCGTGATGCGTTACGCGGGTTTGAAGAAGAGTATGACGTTGAGTTTTCCGAAGAAGAGACGGGACTGGTGGCGGTGATTTTCGGCGCGTGGCTGATGCAGGATAATGATCTGCATGAGAAGCAGGTCGTCTTACTGACCGGGGATGATCCCCAACTGGAACAGCAGATAGAGCAACAACTGCGTGAACTGACGCTGCTGCCGCTGAACATCAAGCCGTTGCCGATGCGGACTTTCCAGCAGGAGGGCTCGCCGCGCGGCGTGGCGCTGATTGTCACCCCTTACGCCACGCTGCTGCCGCTCTTTTCACCACCGTTGATTCACGCGGATCTGGCCCTGACGCCGCATCAGCAACAGCAGATCCGCAAGATGCTGGAATCAGGCTGA
- a CDS encoding KpsF/GutQ family sugar-phosphate isomerase has translation MSSPWQQATDTWSLYSEALAGLGQHLNEPVWNALMTELRECRGKIVVTGVGTSGIAARKIAHMLACVERPAIYLNATDAAHGDLGFLRADDRVILLSRGGNSDELTRLLPGLAARNVPIISVTENPNSAIARAARLVISTGVQREADPLNMLATTSIMLVIAIFDAACACLMSESGYTKETLLAVHPGGDVGLTLRQER, from the coding sequence ATGAGTAGCCCATGGCAACAGGCCACCGACACCTGGAGCCTCTACAGCGAGGCGCTGGCCGGTCTGGGTCAGCATCTGAACGAACCGGTCTGGAACGCATTAATGACGGAACTGCGCGAGTGCCGTGGGAAAATCGTGGTCACGGGCGTCGGCACCTCCGGCATTGCGGCGCGAAAAATCGCCCATATGCTGGCCTGCGTTGAGCGCCCGGCAATCTATCTCAACGCCACCGATGCCGCGCACGGCGATCTCGGTTTTTTACGTGCGGACGATCGCGTCATTCTGCTCTCCCGTGGTGGCAACTCTGACGAACTCACGCGACTGTTACCGGGTCTGGCCGCACGCAACGTGCCGATCATCAGCGTCACGGAAAACCCTAACTCCGCCATTGCCCGCGCCGCCCGACTGGTGATTTCTACTGGCGTCCAGCGGGAGGCGGATCCGCTGAATATGCTGGCGACCACCTCCATCATGCTGGTGATTGCGATCTTTGATGCCGCCTGCGCTTGTCTGATGAGTGAGAGCGGCTACACCAAAGAAACGCTACTGGCTGTGCATCCGGGGGGTGATGTCGGCTTAACCCTGCGCCAGGAGCGCTAA
- a CDS encoding FGGY-family carbohydrate kinase yields MASYFIGVDVGTGSARAGVFDLNGRMVGQATRAIEIYRPQADFVEQSSDNIWQAVCNAVRDAINQSDINPIQVKGLGFDATCSLVVLDKEGKPLTISPSGRSEQNIIVWMDHRAITQAERINAMHHRVLDYVGGIISPEMQTPKLLWLKQHMPNTWANAGYYFDLPDFLTWRATGDDTRSLCSTVCKWTYMGHEDKWDASYFREIGLEDLLEHDAEKIGRYVKTMGEPLGHGLTQRAASEMGLIPGTAVSVSIIDAHAGTLGTLGACGVSGEVADFDRRVALIGGTSTGHMAISKQPRFIGGVWGPYYSAVLPEYWLNEGGQSATGALIDHVIQSHPCYDTLLAQAKAQGQTIYEVLNALLRKMAGEPENIAFLTRDIHILPYFHGNRSPRANPTLTGAISGLKLSRTPEDMALQYLATIQAIALGTRHIIETMNQSGYSIDTIMASGGGTKNPIFVQEHANATGCAMLLPEESEAMLLGGAMMGTIAAGVFETFPEAMSAMSRIGKTVTPQTNRIKQYYDRKYQVFHEMYQDHMKYRQLMQEDA; encoded by the coding sequence ATGGCGAGTTACTTTATTGGTGTGGATGTAGGAACCGGCAGCGCTCGCGCAGGGGTGTTTGATCTCAACGGCAGAATGGTCGGTCAGGCCACTCGCGCGATTGAGATTTACCGCCCGCAGGCCGATTTCGTCGAGCAGTCGTCCGATAACATTTGGCAGGCCGTCTGCAACGCGGTTCGTGATGCCATTAATCAGTCCGATATCAACCCAATCCAGGTGAAAGGGCTGGGGTTTGACGCCACCTGTTCGCTGGTGGTGCTGGATAAAGAGGGCAAACCGCTGACCATCAGCCCTTCCGGGCGCAGCGAACAGAATATTATCGTGTGGATGGATCACCGCGCCATCACCCAGGCCGAGCGCATCAACGCGATGCACCATCGGGTACTGGACTACGTGGGTGGGATTATCTCCCCGGAAATGCAGACGCCGAAGTTACTGTGGCTGAAGCAGCATATGCCTAACACCTGGGCAAACGCTGGCTACTATTTTGATTTACCTGACTTCCTGACCTGGCGCGCCACCGGCGACGACACGCGTTCCCTCTGCTCCACGGTGTGCAAATGGACCTACATGGGCCATGAGGACAAGTGGGATGCCAGCTATTTCCGAGAAATCGGCCTGGAAGATCTACTTGAACACGATGCGGAAAAAATTGGCCGCTATGTGAAAACAATGGGTGAGCCGCTCGGCCACGGGTTGACCCAGCGCGCCGCCAGTGAAATGGGGCTGATTCCAGGTACTGCCGTCAGCGTGTCGATCATCGACGCCCACGCGGGTACGCTTGGCACGCTCGGCGCCTGTGGCGTCTCCGGCGAAGTCGCTGACTTTGACCGTCGGGTCGCACTGATTGGCGGAACCTCTACCGGGCACATGGCTATCTCTAAACAGCCGCGCTTTATCGGCGGCGTCTGGGGTCCCTACTATTCCGCCGTGCTGCCGGAATACTGGCTCAATGAAGGCGGGCAGTCCGCTACCGGCGCGCTGATTGACCATGTGATTCAGTCGCATCCTTGTTACGACACGCTGCTGGCGCAGGCCAAAGCGCAGGGACAGACCATTTATGAAGTGCTGAACGCGCTGCTGCGTAAAATGGCGGGCGAGCCGGAGAATATCGCCTTCCTGACCCGCGATATCCATATTCTGCCCTACTTCCACGGCAACCGTTCACCGCGAGCTAACCCAACGTTGACCGGGGCGATCAGCGGCCTGAAGCTCTCCCGCACGCCGGAAGATATGGCGCTGCAATATCTGGCGACCATTCAGGCCATCGCGCTGGGTACGCGCCATATTATTGAGACGATGAACCAGAGCGGCTACAGCATCGACACTATCATGGCCAGCGGCGGCGGCACCAAGAACCCTATCTTTGTGCAGGAACATGCTAATGCCACCGGTTGCGCTATGTTGCTACCAGAAGAGAGTGAGGCGATGCTGCTGGGCGGCGCAATGATGGGCACCATCGCGGCCGGCGTTTTCGAGACCTTCCCGGAAGCAATGTCGGCGATGAGCCGGATTGGTAAAACGGTCACCCCGCAGACCAATCGCATTAAGCAGTATTACGACCGTAAATATCAGGTGTTCCATGAGATGTATCAGGATCATATGAAGTACCGTCAACTGATGCAGGAGGACGCATGA